The following are from one region of the Polyangiaceae bacterium genome:
- the aac(3)-IV gene encoding AAC(3)-VI family aminoglycoside N-acetyltransferase has product MTLSEELLALGVAPGGVLLAHISFRAVRPVENGPTGLVSALREALGPDGTLVMPSWGADDDTPFDPRSTPAAPDLGVTADVFWRLPGVRRSNHAFAFAAAGPAAEAILRDGLPLPPHVPASPVGRVHDHDGQVLLLGPGHDANTTLHLAELIAKVPYGVPHHCTVLDGGVAKRIDYLENDHCCERFALADDWLRAASLQREGRLGSATARLMRSRDVVRVALEALAADSMVFLHPAAAGCEECDRARQSARE; this is encoded by the coding sequence GTGACGCTATCGGAAGAGCTCCTCGCGCTCGGCGTCGCGCCGGGCGGCGTGCTCCTCGCGCACATCTCGTTTCGTGCCGTGCGGCCCGTGGAAAATGGGCCAACGGGCCTTGTCTCCGCGCTCCGCGAAGCCCTCGGTCCCGACGGCACGCTGGTGATGCCGTCTTGGGGCGCTGACGACGACACGCCGTTCGATCCCAGGAGCACCCCCGCCGCGCCGGATCTGGGCGTGACGGCCGACGTCTTCTGGCGCCTCCCCGGTGTGCGCCGCAGCAACCACGCCTTCGCCTTCGCCGCCGCGGGTCCGGCCGCCGAGGCGATCCTGCGCGACGGCTTGCCGCTGCCGCCCCACGTTCCCGCGAGCCCCGTGGGCCGTGTGCACGACCACGACGGCCAGGTGTTACTGCTCGGGCCGGGGCACGACGCGAACACCACGCTGCACCTCGCCGAGCTCATCGCGAAGGTGCCCTACGGCGTTCCGCACCACTGCACCGTGCTCGATGGCGGCGTGGCGAAACGCATCGACTACTTGGAGAACGATCACTGCTGCGAGCGCTTCGCGCTGGCGGACGACTGGCTCCGCGCCGCGAGCCTGCAACGCGAGGGGCGCCTTGGCAGCGCCACCGCACGCCTGATGCGCTCGCGGGACGTGGTGCGCGTGGCGCTCGAAGCGCTCGCGGCCGATTCCATGGTATTTTTGCATCCTGCCGCCGCCGGCTGCGAGGAGTGCGACAGAGCGCGACAGAGCGCGAGGGAGTGA
- a CDS encoding ABC transporter permease encodes MKDLLRRPWFGPLVALVLVYALFAVASPDTFARPENLATMLRQTVVVAIASVGMTYVIVAGGIDLSVGSLVALTTVVVAKVLAGGASPLVAVAAGVALATVAGVVNGTLVAKLGITPFIVTLGTMSALRGAAKGIANEQKIDVQSAGLDTLMAPTSSVWLPPAGVWVAAVTALLFAGMLRYTVFGRHVVAIGSNEETARLCGIRVPRVTIWVYALAGALAGLAGLMEFSTLTVGDPTDSIGLELEVIAAVVIGGGSLAGGQGSIAGALVGALLMTTIKTGSTHVGLPNWVQEILTGAIIVLAVAIDRLRRRSSR; translated from the coding sequence ATGAAGGATCTCCTGCGTCGACCGTGGTTCGGACCTCTGGTGGCGCTCGTCCTGGTGTACGCGCTGTTCGCCGTCGCCAGCCCGGATACCTTCGCGCGCCCGGAAAACCTCGCCACCATGCTGCGTCAGACGGTGGTCGTGGCCATCGCCAGCGTGGGCATGACTTACGTGATCGTCGCAGGCGGTATCGACCTTTCCGTCGGCTCTCTGGTGGCGCTCACCACGGTAGTGGTCGCCAAGGTCCTCGCCGGCGGCGCTTCCCCCCTCGTCGCCGTCGCCGCGGGGGTCGCCCTGGCTACCGTCGCGGGCGTCGTCAACGGCACGTTGGTGGCGAAGCTCGGCATCACGCCGTTCATCGTGACGTTGGGCACCATGAGCGCGTTGCGCGGCGCCGCCAAGGGTATCGCCAACGAGCAGAAGATCGACGTGCAGTCCGCCGGCCTCGACACCCTGATGGCACCCACGAGCTCCGTGTGGCTGCCCCCCGCGGGGGTGTGGGTCGCGGCGGTCACCGCCCTCTTGTTCGCCGGCATGCTGCGCTACACGGTGTTCGGTCGCCACGTCGTCGCCATCGGCTCCAACGAAGAAACGGCGCGCTTGTGCGGCATTCGCGTGCCTCGAGTCACCATCTGGGTGTACGCCCTCGCGGGTGCCCTCGCCGGTCTCGCCGGGTTGATGGAGTTCTCGACGCTCACCGTGGGGGATCCCACGGACTCCATCGGTCTCGAGCTGGAAGTGATCGCCGCCGTCGTGATCGGCGGCGGCTCCCTCGCGGGTGGTCAAGGATCCATCGCCGGCGCCCTCGTGGGTGCTCTGTTGATGACGACCATAAAGACCGGTTCCACGCACGTCGGCTTGCCCAACTGGGTCCAGGAAATCCTCACCGGCGCCATCATCGTGCTGGCGGTCGCCATCGACCGCCTCCGTCGCCGCAGCTCCCGTTAG
- a CDS encoding FGGY-family carbohydrate kinase: MTQAALGIDVGTGSVRAGLFDLKGRRLGVGVEEIQIWRPREDFVEQSSDDIWRAAGRAVRTALAEAGIEAKDVVGIGFDATCSLVLLDAEDRPVSVSPSGKAEQNVIVWMDHRAIAEAEAINATGHEVLDYVGGVISPEMQMPKLAWLKKHLPESFRRAARFLDLPDFLVYRATGEDVRSLCTTVCKWTYLGQDGGRWSDDFFAQIGLADLAESEHARIGRRVRPMGERAGALTAAAAEELGLAPGTPVGVSIIDAHAGGLGLIGIPLDGKAPTEDELERRLALIGGTSSCHMAVSKAPRFVPGVWGPYFSAMVPGMWLTEGGQSATGALIDHVIFSHARGAELRQRAEAEGTSVYALLNDVLDGMPAPFPAALTAELHVLPDFHGNRSPRADPTLKGMVSGLRLTDSVESLALLYLATIQAIAHGTRHILAALETEGYRIETLFACGGDSKNPVFVREHADVTGRPIALPREPEAVLVGSAILGAVAAGAHPSVVAAMGAMTAPGSTIAPTAGEVARYHDKKHRVFLALWEHQLAYRAMMQ, translated from the coding sequence CTGGGCGTGGGTGTGGAAGAGATCCAGATCTGGCGACCACGAGAGGACTTCGTCGAGCAATCGTCGGACGACATCTGGCGCGCGGCCGGGCGCGCCGTCCGCACCGCTCTAGCGGAAGCCGGCATCGAGGCGAAGGACGTGGTGGGCATCGGTTTCGACGCCACCTGCTCCCTCGTGCTGCTCGACGCCGAAGACCGCCCGGTCAGCGTGAGCCCCAGCGGCAAGGCCGAGCAGAACGTGATCGTGTGGATGGATCACCGCGCCATCGCCGAAGCCGAGGCCATCAACGCCACGGGCCACGAGGTGCTCGACTACGTGGGCGGCGTCATCTCTCCGGAGATGCAAATGCCCAAGCTCGCGTGGCTCAAGAAGCACCTCCCGGAGAGCTTCCGCCGCGCTGCACGCTTCTTGGACCTTCCTGATTTTTTGGTCTACCGCGCCACCGGCGAGGACGTCCGCTCGCTGTGCACCACGGTCTGCAAGTGGACCTACCTGGGGCAGGACGGAGGGCGCTGGTCGGACGATTTCTTCGCCCAGATCGGCCTCGCAGACCTCGCCGAGAGCGAGCACGCGCGCATCGGCCGGCGCGTGCGGCCCATGGGCGAGCGCGCCGGGGCGCTCACCGCGGCGGCTGCGGAAGAGCTCGGCCTTGCCCCCGGCACGCCGGTGGGCGTCAGCATCATCGATGCCCACGCCGGCGGCCTCGGCCTGATCGGCATTCCGCTCGACGGCAAGGCACCCACGGAAGACGAGCTCGAGCGCCGCCTGGCACTGATTGGCGGAACTTCCAGCTGCCACATGGCGGTGAGCAAGGCGCCGCGCTTCGTGCCGGGTGTGTGGGGCCCCTACTTCTCGGCCATGGTACCCGGCATGTGGCTCACCGAGGGAGGACAGTCGGCGACCGGCGCCCTCATCGACCACGTGATCTTCTCTCACGCCCGCGGGGCCGAGCTCCGCCAGCGCGCGGAAGCGGAGGGCACCAGCGTGTACGCGCTCTTGAACGACGTCCTCGACGGCATGCCGGCCCCCTTCCCCGCCGCCCTCACGGCGGAGCTCCACGTGCTGCCGGACTTCCACGGCAATCGCTCACCCCGAGCGGATCCGACCCTCAAGGGCATGGTGAGCGGCCTGAGGCTCACGGACAGCGTGGAGAGTCTGGCGCTCCTGTACCTGGCGACGATCCAAGCCATCGCCCACGGCACCCGCCATATCCTCGCGGCCCTGGAAACCGAGGGCTATCGCATCGAAACGCTGTTCGCCTGCGGCGGCGACAGCAAGAACCCGGTGTTCGTGCGCGAGCACGCCGACGTGACGGGACGCCCCATCGCGCTGCCTCGGGAGCCCGAAGCCGTGCTGGTGGGCTCGGCGATCCTCGGCGCGGTCGCCGCCGGCGCGCACCCGTCAGTAGTGGCGGCGATGGGCGCCATGACCGCGCCGGGCAGCACCATTGCGCCCACGGCGGGAGAGGTCGCCCGCTACCACGACAAGAAGCACCGCGTGTTCCTCGCGCTGTGGGAGCACCAGCTCGCCTACCGCGCGATGATGCAGTGA
- a CDS encoding GTP-binding protein, whose product MSVPFTLLSGFLGSGKTTLLNRILKEDHGERIAVMVNDFGDVNIDASLIVESSATRVTLENGCICCTIRDDLMNSVQELLKLPEPPDRVVVEMSGIAEPGAVLRTFALMEKSWPLHLDGVVAVVDAEHFPAEGEPHHVLAREQMALADLVVVNKVDLVTAAERERLFAELARWVPHARIVPASYAEVPLEVVLGIGRAAGDADEAAPHAPHGFSTFTFRESAPLALDKLRTVFTELPPTVYRAKGFVQLADKPEARAVLQVVGRRARLSLGEPWREGEARESVIVLIGEEGAMDPSELSATLRSTLADSAVRSPLLGAIEWIRSRFPRPRR is encoded by the coding sequence GTGTCGGTCCCGTTCACGCTGCTTTCCGGCTTTCTCGGCTCCGGCAAGACCACGCTGCTCAACCGGATCTTGAAAGAAGATCACGGCGAGCGGATCGCCGTGATGGTGAACGACTTCGGCGACGTTAACATCGACGCGTCGCTGATCGTGGAATCGAGTGCCACGCGGGTGACCCTCGAAAACGGCTGCATCTGCTGCACCATCCGCGACGACCTGATGAACAGCGTGCAAGAGCTCCTGAAGCTGCCCGAGCCGCCGGATCGCGTCGTGGTGGAGATGAGCGGAATCGCCGAGCCCGGCGCGGTGCTGCGCACCTTCGCGCTGATGGAAAAGAGCTGGCCCCTGCACCTGGACGGAGTCGTTGCGGTGGTAGATGCCGAGCACTTCCCAGCGGAAGGCGAGCCGCACCACGTGCTGGCCCGGGAACAGATGGCCCTCGCGGATCTCGTGGTCGTCAACAAGGTCGATCTGGTGACCGCGGCAGAACGCGAGCGGCTCTTCGCAGAGCTCGCTCGCTGGGTGCCTCACGCCCGCATCGTCCCTGCGTCTTACGCCGAAGTTCCGCTCGAGGTCGTGCTCGGTATCGGGCGTGCGGCCGGCGACGCGGACGAAGCCGCGCCCCACGCGCCCCACGGCTTTTCTACGTTCACCTTTCGCGAGTCAGCGCCTCTCGCGTTGGACAAGCTGCGGACCGTGTTCACCGAGCTGCCTCCCACGGTGTATCGCGCCAAGGGCTTCGTGCAGCTGGCCGACAAGCCCGAAGCCCGTGCCGTGCTCCAGGTCGTGGGTCGCCGCGCGCGGCTCTCTCTTGGGGAGCCGTGGCGCGAGGGCGAGGCGAGAGAAAGCGTGATCGTGCTCATCGGTGAGGAGGGCGCCATGGACCCGAGCGAGCTTTCGGCGACGCTCCGCTCGACGCTGGCCGACTCCGCCGTGAGATCGCCCCTTTTGGGGGCCATCGAGTGGATCCGCAGCCGATTCCCCCGGCCGAGACGCTGA
- a CDS encoding sugar ABC transporter ATP-binding protein, with amino-acid sequence MGIVLSGVERAFGSTRALAGVSLEAEPGRVHAVLGENGAGKSTLMKILAGALLPDAGSMQLSGKPYAPSSPQQARERGVAIVYQELSVCPHLTVAENVLLGMEPTRGPLIDLSRARQRVEAVLKPLSGGRAIAADALVGELPLAAQQLVEIARALALPDAKLLILDEPTSSLTGDDVERLFSALRRLAEQGLTILYISHFLDEVRRLADDFTVLRDGRTVAGGRVEDSDNDTWVAQMAGRAVEKRARRSERRPGDVVLSVHELSGAALPRGASFELRRGEILGIAGLVGSGRTELLRALFGLDPVRSGRITVGGTRGSAGPAQRLRQGVGMLSEDRKNEGLATALSVAENLTLSKLTPFRRRGLLSPAAQRSAAERWAKELGIVLSDVGQAVGELSGGNQQKVAIARLLHHDVDVLLLDEPTRGIDVNARAQVHGLIEELAARGKAVLLVSSALPELLELCDRVAVMHRGQLGPARPVAELSEESLLAEATGV; translated from the coding sequence ATGGGGATCGTCCTTTCGGGTGTCGAAAGGGCCTTTGGCTCCACGCGGGCTCTCGCCGGAGTGAGCCTCGAGGCAGAGCCGGGGCGCGTTCACGCCGTCCTCGGTGAAAACGGCGCGGGCAAGAGCACTCTGATGAAGATCCTGGCCGGGGCCCTGCTGCCCGACGCCGGCAGCATGCAGCTCTCCGGAAAGCCCTACGCGCCGTCGAGCCCACAACAGGCTCGTGAACGCGGCGTCGCCATCGTGTACCAGGAGCTTTCGGTCTGTCCCCACCTCACCGTGGCGGAGAACGTGCTCCTCGGCATGGAGCCAACGCGCGGTCCGCTCATCGACCTGAGCCGCGCTCGCCAACGGGTGGAGGCCGTCCTTAAGCCTCTGAGCGGTGGTCGCGCCATCGCCGCGGACGCGTTGGTCGGCGAGCTGCCCTTGGCGGCGCAGCAGCTGGTGGAGATCGCTCGGGCCCTGGCGCTTCCCGACGCCAAGCTCTTGATCCTGGACGAGCCCACCAGCAGCCTCACCGGAGACGACGTCGAGCGGTTGTTCTCCGCCCTGCGCCGCCTGGCGGAACAAGGGCTCACCATCCTCTACATCTCGCACTTCTTGGACGAGGTGCGGCGACTCGCCGATGACTTCACCGTGCTTCGAGATGGCCGCACGGTGGCCGGGGGGCGCGTGGAGGACTCGGACAACGACACCTGGGTCGCCCAGATGGCGGGCCGCGCGGTGGAGAAGCGCGCGCGCCGGAGCGAGCGAAGGCCCGGGGACGTCGTGCTCTCGGTGCACGAGCTTTCGGGGGCGGCGTTGCCCCGCGGCGCGAGCTTCGAGCTTCGGCGCGGCGAGATCCTCGGAATCGCCGGGCTGGTGGGCTCGGGGCGCACGGAGCTCCTGCGCGCGCTGTTCGGCCTCGACCCCGTCCGTTCGGGTCGCATCACCGTGGGCGGGACCAGAGGCAGCGCGGGCCCCGCACAGCGCCTGCGGCAAGGCGTCGGCATGCTCAGTGAGGATCGCAAGAACGAAGGCCTCGCTACCGCGCTCTCGGTGGCCGAAAACCTCACCCTTTCCAAGCTCACGCCGTTTCGCCGGCGTGGGCTCCTGTCCCCCGCTGCCCAGCGCAGCGCTGCAGAGCGCTGGGCCAAGGAGCTCGGCATCGTGCTTTCGGACGTTGGCCAAGCCGTCGGTGAGCTGTCCGGCGGCAATCAGCAGAAGGTCGCCATCGCACGCTTGCTCCACCACGACGTGGACGTGCTCTTGCTGGACGAGCCCACTCGCGGCATCGACGTGAACGCCCGCGCTCAAGTCCACGGTCTGATCGAAGAGCTTGCCGCGCGCGGCAAGGCCGTGCTCCTGGTGAGTAGCGCTCTGCCGGAGCTACTCGAGCTCTGCGATCGCGTTGCCGTCATGCACCGCGGCCAGCTGGGGCCCGCGCGACCGGTGGCGGAGCTCTCGGAGGAGAGTCTGCTCGCGGAGGCGACGGGCGTATGA
- a CDS encoding substrate-binding domain-containing protein, translating into MCRGKKWLGIWLITLLLVVACKKESHDTGKLRIAVIPKGTTHEYWKAVHAGAEKAAKELDVEVIWKGPLKEDDLKSQIDLVQTFTAQGVGGIVLAPLNDKALVASVKGAQNAKIPVVIFDSALSGGSPVSFVATDNRAAGGLAGERMAKLLGDKGKVVVLRYQEGSASTHEREEGFLEAVKKHPGLEVVSDNQYGGATTETAFSASESLLLARNAESGGVDGVFCPNESTTFGMLLALQKAKLTGKIHFIGFDASDKLVAGVKSGSIDGLVLQDPFKMGYTAVKTLVEHKKGQKVAERIDTGATLVDKANMDKPEIVRLLKPDLEKWLGK; encoded by the coding sequence ATGTGTAGGGGCAAAAAGTGGCTCGGGATCTGGCTCATCACCCTGCTCTTGGTGGTCGCCTGCAAGAAGGAATCGCACGACACCGGCAAGCTGCGCATCGCGGTGATCCCCAAAGGCACCACCCACGAATATTGGAAGGCCGTTCATGCCGGCGCCGAGAAGGCCGCCAAAGAGCTCGACGTGGAAGTGATCTGGAAGGGGCCCCTGAAGGAAGACGACCTCAAGAGCCAGATCGATCTGGTGCAGACCTTCACGGCCCAAGGCGTGGGCGGCATCGTGCTCGCCCCCTTGAACGACAAGGCCTTGGTCGCGTCGGTGAAGGGCGCTCAGAACGCCAAGATCCCCGTCGTGATCTTCGACTCCGCGCTGTCCGGAGGAAGTCCGGTGAGCTTCGTGGCCACGGACAACCGCGCCGCCGGCGGTCTCGCCGGTGAGCGCATGGCAAAGCTCCTGGGCGACAAGGGCAAGGTGGTGGTGCTCCGCTATCAAGAAGGCTCTGCGAGCACCCACGAGCGCGAAGAGGGCTTCTTGGAAGCGGTGAAGAAGCACCCCGGGCTCGAGGTGGTGAGCGACAATCAATACGGCGGTGCCACCACGGAGACGGCGTTTTCCGCGAGCGAGAGCCTGCTCTTGGCGCGCAACGCCGAGAGCGGCGGTGTGGACGGCGTCTTCTGCCCCAACGAGTCCACGACCTTCGGCATGCTGCTCGCCCTCCAGAAGGCGAAGCTGACCGGCAAGATCCATTTCATCGGCTTCGACGCGTCGGACAAGCTGGTGGCCGGCGTGAAGTCGGGATCCATCGATGGTCTCGTGCTGCAGGATCCTTTCAAGATGGGCTACACCGCGGTGAAGACGCTGGTGGAGCACAAGAAGGGACAGAAGGTCGCCGAGCGCATCGACACGGGCGCCACGCTGGTCGACAAGGCCAACATGGACAAGCCCGAGATCGTGCGCCTGTTGAAGCCAGACCTCGAAAAGTGGCTCGGGAAATAG